CGGGACCATAATCGCGCTACCGTTGTCGGAGAAACGGTAGGGAATATTCATTTGCTGGAGCTGAGTCACAATCGCGCCGCCGTCCTGATCGGCGAGGTTGCTGTAAAGCACGCGGTAATCGGGAGATTTTGCCCACAGTACCAGAGCAACCAGTATGGCAACGGCGGCGGCTCCGCCCATCATCAGGGGGATTCTTGGATTTGCACGAAGGCGATTCAACCACTCAAGAGTCTTGTTTTGCGGCGTTTGTGCCTGAGCAGCAGTGGTCATTCCACACCTCGCGGCTTAGCGTTGACAAAATTTTTAGAGTAATGAGTGAACAAGACTGACTCCCGGGTCGACAAACACGACAAAAGTTCCATATGGATGGCAGTGTCATTATTTTCGTTTTGTGGACATTTCGATGGCTGAATTAGCTCTATTTTTTACGTCTATTTAACGCCTTTATCCTATTGACAAGGTGGTAATCTTTGCTGGCTTAACCAATTTGAGGCGAGAAAATGGCAATTCAGGGTATTGAAGGCGTACTGCAACAACTTCAGACGACCGCGCTGGCGGCGACCAATCCCGCTGCCTCGGCCGCTGCGCCGACGGTCAGCTTTGCCGGCGAGCTGCAGGCCGCTTTAGGGCGCATCAGCGAAACCGCTAACACCGCACGCGTTCAGTCGGAGAAGTTTGCTTTAGGCACTCCCGGCGTTGCGCTGAACGACGTGATGGTCGATCTGCAAAAATCTTCCGTTTCTCTGGCGATGGGCGTTCAGGTCCGTAACAAGCTGGTTGCTGCTTATCAGGAAGTCATGAACATGCAGGTTTAGTGTTGCGCCTGTAGGGCTATTTTTAACAGAAAGGTCTGTCCCGGGCCTTTTACTTATTCTAAATAAGTAATAATCATTCTTATTCCAATTCTATTATTATCCTGCATGGAAAACCTTTTTATAATATTCGATTAACAAATGAATATTTCATATGAAGGGTATTAATTTTTTTCTCATCTAAAGCTAAATCAATGCTAAATGGCATGATGTAGATCAAGTTTTACTTCAGCCATGCAATGCATATTCATCGCCAGAATTATCACACAATTTTACTATTTCATTTTTATTCTGAACGTCGTGCCGGCGATTTTATTCTATTAAACCTTTGCAGGAATAAATGTCGGCGATTATAAAAGTTTTTTACTGCATATGGTTATGGCCTTCCTGCCGGATTTTCTGGAGGGCTATCGTGCGCGTTACGCCATAGAGTTAAAGTCACTAAAAAAAGGAACGGTTAATTCCTGTGGAAACTATCAGTGAGGTTATTTATTCAATAAGGGGAAGTAAGGGCGGGAAATATAAAGAGGGGGATAGTTAACTGGTTGCAGCCAGTTAACTATCCATTTGATCGGATTTTACTAAATCTTCACAAGCGAATATATAGTAGGTTTTTAGCATGAAAAAGGCAACGTTAGCGTTAATTATTGGGGCTTTTATTAGCCATCAGTGCTGGGCAGATCAAACATCCGCTGAAATAACGGGCGACAATGGCAAGTTCACTTTGGTCGCAGATACGCTCAGAGGAAACACCGTAACAGGGATGCCCGGCGTCTACAACCTTGAACAATTTAATATTGATGTAAAAAGAAATGCAGCCGATTTGCTTGCGGTTGAAACAGTCGTGAGTGATAACCAAAAATCAATTACGTCACTGGGTTCAAACGTCGCCGCGAATCAAACCGCAATTGGAACGCTGAATTCAAACGTTAGTGTAAACCAAACTGCCATTGCATCGAACCAGGGCGCAATCAGCTTGCTGAATTCAAACGTCACTGCAAACCAAACCGCAATTGCCTCTCTGAACTCAGATGTCAGCGCAAACAAAAGTACAATTTCATCGCTGAGCTCGAACGTCGCCGCGAATCAAACCGCAATTGGAACGCTGAATTCAAACGTCAGCGCAAACCAAGCCGCCATTGCATCGAACCAGGGCGCAATCAGCTCGCTGAACTCAAACGTCAATGCGAATCAAACCGCAATTGGAACGCTGAATTCAAACGTCAGCGCAAACCAAGCCGCCATTGCATCGAACCAAGGCGCAATCAGCTCGCTGAACTCAAACGTCAATGCGAATCAAACCGCAATTGGGACGCTGAATTCAAACGTCAGCGCAAACCAAACCGCCATTGCATCGAACCAGGGCGCAATCAGCTCGCTGAACTCAAACGTCAATGCTAATCAAACCGCAATTACCTCTCTGAACTCAAA
This region of Cedecea lapagei genomic DNA includes:
- the fliE gene encoding flagellar hook-basal body complex protein FliE; amino-acid sequence: MAIQGIEGVLQQLQTTALAATNPAASAAAPTVSFAGELQAALGRISETANTARVQSEKFALGTPGVALNDVMVDLQKSSVSLAMGVQVRNKLVAAYQEVMNMQV
- a CDS encoding YadA-like family protein encodes the protein MKKATLALIIGAFISHQCWADQTSAEITGDNGKFTLVADTLRGNTVTGMPGVYNLEQFNIDVKRNAADLLAVETVVSDNQKSITSLGSNVAANQTAIGTLNSNVSVNQTAIASNQGAISLLNSNVTANQTAIASLNSDVSANKSTISSLSSNVAANQTAIGTLNSNVSANQAAIASNQGAISSLNSNVNANQTAIGTLNSNVSANQAAIASNQGAISSLNSNVNANQTAIGTLNSNVSANQTAIASNQGAISSLNSNVNANQTAITSLNSNVSTNKSTIASLDSELKVAQNTGAYAQSRAAAAIANTEANKAALEATNRALADNTAELAEHESRIGALEANAVSNSNFNHLKDQVDENRQRASAGIAGVAAMANIPQVTQGATFSVGAGAGTTDGESALAVGFSARALENTVVKASISNDSQQNFVVGAGASLQW